Proteins encoded by one window of Clostridium bornimense:
- a CDS encoding 1-deoxy-D-xylulose-5-phosphate synthase, whose product MYLEKINGPEDVKVLSREELKLLSGEIRDALMNRLSKRGGHFGPNFGMVEATIALHYVFESPKDKFVFDVSHQSYPHKMLTGRKDAYLYEEHFTDVSGYTNPEESDHDFFNVGHTSTSVSLASGLAKARDLKGDKENIIAILGDGSLSGGEALEGVNFISELESNFILIFNDNDMSIAENHGGLYKNLKELRESNGTCECNIFKAMGLDYVYVDDGNDLEKLIEAFYQVKDIDHPIVVHINTQKGKGYKLAEDNKEQWHWCMPFDVETGKSNFVMEGENYATMTCDFLMKKMKADPKVTTIVAAVPTNIGFTEDKRKEAGKQFVDVGIAEEHAIAFASGIAKNGGKPVFATHSSFMQRTYDQLSQDLCVNGNAATIIVNTASIYGMNDVTHLGIYDIAMMANIPNLVYLAPTNSEEYFAMLDWSIEQNQYPVAIRTPCNGVIHADGLKVDIDYSRLNQYQVNREGSEIAILALGDFYQIGEEVAKAIEEKSGIAPTLINPRYITGLDVELLEKLQANHMKVITLEDGILDGGFGEKIARYFGPTDVKVYNYGLKKEFIDRYVVEDVLKENHLTPEQILEDIGV is encoded by the coding sequence ATGTATTTAGAGAAAATAAACGGACCTGAAGATGTAAAAGTATTGTCTAGAGAAGAATTAAAGCTATTGTCAGGAGAAATCAGAGATGCTCTTATGAATAGATTAAGCAAGAGAGGAGGACATTTTGGTCCTAATTTTGGTATGGTAGAGGCTACAATTGCATTACATTATGTATTTGAGTCTCCAAAAGATAAGTTTGTATTTGATGTATCTCACCAGAGTTATCCTCACAAAATGCTTACAGGTAGAAAAGATGCATATCTGTATGAAGAACATTTCACAGATGTATCAGGTTATACAAATCCAGAAGAAAGTGATCATGATTTCTTTAATGTAGGTCATACATCTACTTCAGTAAGTCTTGCCTCTGGTCTTGCAAAGGCTAGAGATTTAAAGGGAGATAAAGAAAATATAATTGCAATCCTTGGAGATGGTTCTTTAAGTGGTGGCGAAGCTTTAGAAGGAGTGAATTTTATTTCCGAGTTAGAGAGTAATTTTATTCTTATCTTTAATGATAATGATATGTCTATTGCAGAAAATCATGGTGGATTATATAAAAATCTTAAAGAACTGAGAGAAAGCAATGGTACCTGCGAATGTAATATTTTTAAGGCAATGGGTCTTGATTATGTATATGTAGATGATGGCAATGATCTGGAGAAATTAATAGAGGCTTTTTATCAAGTAAAGGATATAGATCATCCAATTGTGGTGCATATTAATACACAAAAGGGAAAAGGCTACAAACTTGCAGAGGATAATAAAGAACAGTGGCACTGGTGCATGCCTTTTGATGTGGAAACTGGCAAATCTAACTTTGTAATGGAAGGAGAAAATTATGCAACCATGACCTGTGATTTTCTTATGAAAAAGATGAAAGCAGATCCAAAGGTGACTACGATTGTTGCAGCTGTTCCAACGAATATTGGGTTCACAGAAGACAAGCGTAAGGAAGCTGGGAAACAGTTTGTAGATGTAGGGATAGCAGAGGAACATGCTATTGCATTTGCATCTGGTATTGCAAAAAATGGTGGAAAGCCAGTCTTTGCAACACATTCTAGTTTTATGCAAAGAACCTATGATCAATTGTCACAGGATTTATGTGTAAATGGTAATGCCGCAACAATTATCGTTAATACTGCTTCTATTTATGGAATGAATGATGTTACGCATTTAGGAATCTACGATATTGCAATGATGGCTAACATTCCGAATCTTGTATATTTAGCACCAACCAATAGTGAAGAATATTTTGCAATGCTTGATTGGAGTATTGAGCAGAATCAGTATCCTGTTGCGATTCGTACTCCATGTAACGGTGTTATTCACGCTGATGGATTAAAAGTAGATATAGATTATAGTAGATTGAATCAGTATCAAGTGAATAGAGAAGGAAGCGAAATTGCTATTCTTGCCCTTGGAGATTTTTATCAGATTGGAGAAGAAGTTGCAAAGGCAATTGAAGAAAAGAGTGGTATAGCACCAACTTTGATTAATCCAAGATATATTACAGGACTTGATGTAGAACTTTTAGAAAAACTACAGGCTAATCACATGAAAGTAATTACATTAGAAGATGGTATTTTAGATGGTGGTTTTGGAGAGAAGATTGCACGTTATTTTGGACCAACAGATGTAAAAGTGTATAACTATGGTTTGAAAAAAGAATTCATTGACCGCTATGTTGTAGAAGATGTATTGAAAGAAAACCACTTAACTCCAGAGCAGATTTTAGAAGATATTGGAGTATAA
- a CDS encoding flavodoxin family protein — translation MKVLMINGSPRINGNTSIALKEMENVFTEIGIEVEVVQIGQKDVRGCIACGTCATRGVCVFDDVVNELAPKFEACDGLVIASPVYYASANATLIACLDRLFYSTHFDKTMKVGASVAVARRGGCSSTFDELNKYFTITGMPVASSQYWNSVHGREAGQASMDEEGLQTMRTLARNMAFLMKSIALGKEKYGLPEVENHIFTHFIR, via the coding sequence ATGAAAGTATTAATGATAAATGGAAGTCCACGTATAAATGGAAATACATCTATTGCTTTAAAGGAAATGGAGAATGTATTTACAGAAATAGGGATTGAGGTGGAAGTTGTTCAAATAGGACAAAAAGATGTAAGAGGATGTATTGCTTGTGGCACTTGTGCTACAAGAGGAGTTTGTGTATTTGATGATGTGGTTAATGAACTTGCACCCAAATTTGAAGCTTGTGATGGTCTTGTAATTGCTAGTCCTGTTTATTATGCATCAGCAAATGCCACATTGATTGCCTGTCTTGATCGTTTATTCTACAGCACTCATTTTGATAAAACTATGAAAGTAGGAGCAAGTGTTGCAGTGGCAAGACGTGGAGGATGCTCTTCAACATTTGATGAATTAAATAAATACTTTACTATAACAGGAATGCCAGTTGCATCTAGCCAGTATTGGAATAGTGTTCATGGGCGTGAAGCAGGGCAGGCATCAATGGATGAAGAGGGGTTACAGACTATGCGTACTCTAGCACGAAATATGGCATTTTTAATGAAGAGTATTGCATTAGGTAAAGAAAAATATGGATTGCCAGAAGTGGAAAATCATATTTTTACACATTTCATACGATAG
- a CDS encoding transglutaminase domain-containing protein, whose amino-acid sequence MEKFRGKSKKGSVLSKILITIAVIFIVIVAVSILALYKYRNEISELLTVVEEREVYSEEVVEKFISEVIDTKQNKEIFFNNPGITEEEFKSSWNGFMEKDPKINYYLKDCTYNYYVKDSGIYIETTFNFKDDRIPFKDMYVVNNEKDTMKYIIDTVETGTETMTVYVKDNIIPFDDLQTLFETAPWNDCEDVVLTSVERMYLTYGDVDSGEYILEVTVEDISNDNAAKAKEEVSKSLDDIVAKLNIDGKSDKEKYREIYKVLCKDVIYDDDMADVITNENLESELNLYRQTYGALVREKTVCTGYATAFKAICDRVNLPCWVIFGTADGEEHAWNSVILDGEVKYVDATWGDQDYGVEYEYFLMSKGSAEVNSRTIDDDYYIPEEFQ is encoded by the coding sequence ATGGAAAAATTCAGGGGTAAAAGTAAAAAAGGAAGTGTTTTAAGTAAAATTCTTATAACAATAGCTGTAATATTTATAGTTATTGTTGCAGTAAGTATATTGGCTTTATATAAGTATAGAAATGAAATATCGGAACTTTTAACAGTAGTAGAAGAACGAGAAGTATATTCAGAAGAGGTAGTAGAAAAATTTATAAGTGAAGTTATTGATACTAAGCAGAATAAGGAGATATTTTTTAATAATCCAGGAATAACAGAAGAGGAGTTTAAGAGTTCATGGAATGGTTTCATGGAGAAGGATCCAAAGATAAATTATTATCTTAAAGATTGTACATATAATTACTATGTTAAAGATAGTGGAATATATATTGAGACTACATTTAATTTTAAAGATGACAGAATACCATTTAAAGATATGTATGTTGTGAACAATGAAAAAGACACTATGAAATATATTATTGATACTGTAGAGACAGGGACAGAAACAATGACGGTATATGTAAAAGATAATATTATTCCTTTTGATGATCTACAAACATTATTTGAGACAGCTCCATGGAATGATTGTGAAGATGTGGTATTAACATCAGTAGAGAGAATGTATCTAACTTATGGCGATGTTGATAGTGGCGAATATATTTTAGAAGTTACTGTTGAAGATATAAGTAATGATAATGCAGCAAAAGCTAAAGAAGAAGTGTCAAAATCATTAGATGATATTGTTGCAAAATTAAATATTGATGGAAAAAGTGATAAGGAAAAATATAGAGAGATATACAAGGTACTTTGTAAAGATGTCATTTATGATGATGATATGGCAGATGTAATAACTAATGAAAATTTAGAGTCAGAATTAAATCTTTATAGACAGACTTATGGAGCTTTAGTAAGAGAAAAAACTGTATGTACAGGATATGCTACTGCTTTTAAGGCTATATGTGATAGAGTCAATTTGCCATGTTGGGTTATATTTGGAACTGCTGATGGAGAAGAACATGCATGGAATTCAGTAATATTGGATGGAGAAGTAAAGTATGTGGATGCTACCTGGGGTGATCAAGATTATGGTGTAGAATATGAGTATTTTCTTATGTCTAAAGGTAGTGCTGAAGTAAATAGTAGGACTATTGATGATGATTATTATATTCCAGAAGAATTTCAATAG
- a CDS encoding O-antigen ligase family protein codes for MRINLKLEEEFTKEKLVNTLIYLLLWMLPFFIVTKESGKGIEFGKGIFLIVISIISLTIIVKEKKIKMDLISKIALIYLALVSISTVFSMDIKQSIVGAHGRYEGLIMISVYVVLFFAAKNYFSIDKKALNMTLALVTILAILSLIQFYGFDPIWGQKSYFGKELTEGIKKGLSDEILFPKYLATIGNRNFVSTYFSIFLPVTIGGYIFYKNKYCFIASLFIYGALLCTLTRSGYVGFIFAGIILLTLLIKEKNKEHFKRLAMLALAFIMIFGFINFTSKGAVANRLGLLGKDVTSFSEKSGSSRIGIWKLVIKVIEEKPILGTGPDTIDKALPAICGDDYKELGFIVDKAHNEFLQIAATMGIPTLIIYLIFLLLILKNIIKNIRQDQYKILLLVFVAFITQSFFNISIISVASVVWIFFGVMSKEKFC; via the coding sequence ATGAGAATAAACTTAAAATTAGAAGAAGAGTTTACTAAAGAAAAGTTAGTAAATACGTTGATATACTTATTATTATGGATGTTACCTTTTTTTATAGTGACGAAAGAATCAGGAAAAGGTATAGAATTTGGTAAAGGGATATTTTTGATTGTAATATCAATTATTAGTTTAACTATCATTGTAAAAGAGAAAAAGATAAAGATGGATTTAATATCTAAAATAGCGTTGATATATTTAGCACTGGTTAGTATATCAACAGTATTTTCTATGGATATAAAACAATCTATAGTAGGTGCCCATGGAAGATATGAAGGTTTAATAATGATATCAGTTTATGTAGTATTATTTTTTGCCGCAAAAAATTATTTTTCTATAGATAAAAAAGCATTAAATATGACATTAGCATTAGTAACTATATTAGCAATATTATCATTGATACAATTTTATGGTTTTGACCCTATCTGGGGACAAAAATCTTATTTTGGAAAAGAACTAACGGAAGGAATAAAAAAGGGGTTAAGTGATGAAATACTTTTTCCAAAATACCTAGCTACTATCGGAAATAGGAATTTTGTCTCTACATATTTTTCTATATTTTTGCCAGTAACTATTGGGGGATATATTTTTTATAAAAATAAATATTGCTTCATAGCATCATTATTTATATATGGTGCATTACTTTGTACATTAACGAGAAGTGGATATGTAGGTTTTATATTTGCTGGAATTATACTTTTAACTCTACTAATAAAAGAGAAAAATAAAGAACATTTTAAAAGATTAGCTATGTTAGCTTTAGCATTTATAATGATATTTGGATTTATAAATTTTACATCTAAAGGTGCAGTTGCAAATAGATTAGGATTGTTAGGTAAAGATGTTACATCATTTAGTGAAAAATCTGGATCAAGTAGAATAGGAATATGGAAATTAGTAATAAAGGTTATAGAAGAAAAGCCGATTTTAGGAACAGGCCCTGATACTATAGATAAAGCATTGCCAGCGATATGTGGTGATGATTATAAGGAATTAGGATTTATTGTAGACAAAGCACATAATGAATTTTTGCAGATAGCAGCAACTATGGGAATACCTACATTAATCATTTATCTAATATTTTTATTATTGATTTTAAAGAATATAATAAAGAATATTAGACAGGATCAGTATAAAATTTTACTTTTAGTATTCGTAGCATTTATTACACAAAGTTTTTTCAATATAAGTATAATATCTGTGGCATCAGTAGTGTGGATATTTTTCGGAGTAATGAGTAAAGAAAAATTCTGTTAA